One Methanomassiliicoccales archaeon genomic region harbors:
- the amrS gene encoding AmmeMemoRadiSam system radical SAM enzyme, producing the protein MNISSDSLKEARFWRTMGGKIQCELCPHSCLIAPNKRGICGVRRNVDGKLVSLIYGRASSIHVDPIEKKPFFHFKPGDRVLSLGSVGCTFRCLHCQNFTISQAEVDKFPLEYINPQDVTTMCQNTEAKGISWTYNEPIIWHEFACDASKIAKENGYYSLYVTNGYIQEEPLREISKYIDGMNIDIKGFTEEFYRKICKARLEPVLEATQIAVGLGMHVELTYLIIPNRNDTEEEIRRFVIWVRDSLGESIPVHFTRFHPDYMMTDVPSTPLKTLEMALKIGKEEGLRFVYVGNVPHHEGENTYCPKCGNLAIERVGFEVVHIDVKEGKCRKCGESLNIIM; encoded by the coding sequence ATGAACATTTCAAGTGATTCTTTGAAGGAGGCAAGATTTTGGAGGACAATGGGCGGCAAAATCCAATGCGAATTGTGTCCACATTCGTGTTTAATTGCGCCGAATAAGCGAGGCATCTGTGGCGTTCGAAGAAATGTCGATGGGAAGCTCGTATCTCTCATTTACGGCAGAGCCTCTTCCATCCATGTTGACCCTATTGAAAAAAAGCCTTTCTTCCATTTCAAACCTGGTGATAGGGTACTTTCCCTTGGATCTGTTGGATGCACTTTTAGATGTCTTCATTGTCAAAACTTCACGATATCCCAGGCAGAAGTCGATAAATTTCCGCTTGAATACATAAATCCGCAAGATGTCACCACAATGTGTCAAAACACGGAAGCTAAAGGAATTTCGTGGACTTACAACGAGCCCATTATTTGGCATGAATTCGCGTGCGATGCCTCGAAGATTGCAAAAGAAAACGGATACTATTCTCTGTATGTCACGAATGGATATATCCAGGAAGAACCTCTCAGAGAGATTTCTAAGTATATCGATGGAATGAATATCGACATAAAAGGATTTACCGAAGAATTCTATAGAAAAATCTGCAAGGCACGTCTAGAACCAGTGCTCGAAGCAACGCAAATCGCAGTTGGACTGGGGATGCATGTCGAGCTTACATATCTCATCATTCCAAACAGGAATGACACAGAAGAAGAGATTCGAAGATTCGTTATATGGGTTCGTGATTCACTAGGTGAAAGCATACCCGTACACTTCACGAGATTCCATCCAGATTACATGATGACGGATGTACCATCAACTCCATTAAAAACCTTAGAGATGGCTCTGAAAATCGGCAAGGAGGAGGGGTTGAGATTCGTGTATGTTGGCAATGTCCCGCATCATGAAGGCGAAAATACATACTGCCCCAAGTGTGGCAATCTTGCAATAGAACGTGTTGGGTTCGAGGTCGTGCACATTGATGTCAAAGAGGGAAAGTGCCGGAAATGCGGCGAGTCGCTCAATATCATTATGTAA
- a CDS encoding A24 family peptidase C-terminal domain-containing protein, translating into MEALDLIRITVSFFILAIASISDWKTRTVSDSYWIFLGSTALIALFCEILISGLDILYSIYLIPLAVIFYDLFWERRGIFEDGINVVPLFLYILSFLIVIYLLIEFWYDSFMWHLMTVVLMFGIIILFYQLDIIKGGADAKALLALSIMFPMYPTVHTLPIIEIPNQINEIIFPFSLLILFNAALLTISVPIGLFIYNLAKGDRKFPVMFFGYKEKVENVRFKFVWPLEFIEENKRRLSLFPKASDSSEFDVEVFRRMGVEKIWVTPKIPFLIPITVSLVVSSVIGNPIFLLTS; encoded by the coding sequence ATGGAAGCCTTGGACCTTATCAGGATCACTGTTTCTTTTTTCATCTTGGCAATCGCATCGATTTCAGATTGGAAGACGCGTACAGTTTCTGATTCTTACTGGATTTTTCTCGGAAGTACAGCTCTTATAGCTCTCTTTTGTGAAATACTTATATCAGGCTTGGACATACTCTATTCAATATATCTGATACCTCTTGCAGTTATTTTCTATGACCTTTTTTGGGAAAGAAGGGGGATTTTCGAAGATGGCATCAATGTCGTTCCGCTTTTTCTGTATATCCTAAGCTTTTTGATTGTGATTTACCTTCTAATTGAATTCTGGTATGATTCCTTCATGTGGCATCTAATGACAGTTGTTCTTATGTTCGGAATAATCATTCTTTTTTATCAGCTGGACATCATCAAGGGCGGTGCCGATGCCAAAGCTCTTCTTGCATTGTCAATAATGTTTCCAATGTATCCAACCGTTCACACGTTGCCAATAATTGAAATTCCCAACCAGATAAATGAGATTATCTTTCCGTTCTCTCTTCTCATACTCTTCAACGCTGCGCTCCTTACAATTTCTGTGCCAATAGGTCTCTTCATATATAATCTAGCCAAAGGGGACAGAAAGTTTCCGGTAATGTTTTTCGGTTATAAAGAGAAAGTTGAAAATGTTCGATTCAAATTTGTATGGCCACTTGAATTCATCGAGGAAAATAAGAGAAGACTATCGCTCTTTCCAAAAGCAAGCGATTCATCGGAATTTGATGTTGAGGTATTCAGAAGAATGGGAGTTGAGAAAATCTGGGTTACGCCAAAGATACCTTTCTTGATACCTATAACGGTCTCTCTAGTCGTTTCTTCTGTGATAGGTAACCCGATATTCCTCCTGACAAGCTAA
- a CDS encoding mechanosensitive ion channel family protein — MMIADGIFKLIGRLLPFFAIAIFLFQGVAQVSASQMVNVFPIDPFEQQIDAGETAHFRWVIFNNASSSYLVKVTIEPEFGKDWTAHFNNDILTLDANEHGTVILNITTSKTMASRDVEFRIIFNATEMSSPLNSYKIVENIHLRVISLFGTRAGENKIFGVWDNFLPPPLDTNYGAFAVTLIGWIAIALFIAFVIDPIVHQFTKKTKTELDDRILKIIHGPLFAIIVLYGMVNSLEILNIPIEIVATIELVYTISMVIVIAWIAYKIYHNILIYYAQSFAKKTEIEIDDVLVPVFEKIGMIIIPLVAFTVILHILGFDVTLIVAGMGVLGLVIGLAAQSTLSNLFAGIQLLADRPFKVGDLLMMEDGEVCEVRKIGLRSVTLYDIFKHSNIVIPNNEIANKKIINIMRPDRRYKKSVTVGVAYGSDINKVESLMMQAALEHQNVLKDEEHAPIVRFENFGDSALVFTIYFWVDDVRNQWKATSDIRKRIDQLFREAGIEIPFPQRTIWIRHSDGDDQMSRRPNSEAKE, encoded by the coding sequence ATGATGATTGCAGATGGCATCTTCAAACTCATTGGCAGACTGTTGCCATTCTTTGCAATTGCAATTTTCCTCTTCCAAGGCGTTGCTCAGGTCTCTGCCTCGCAAATGGTAAACGTCTTTCCAATAGACCCATTTGAACAGCAAATAGACGCGGGCGAAACGGCTCATTTCAGATGGGTCATATTTAACAATGCCTCATCATCATATCTCGTAAAAGTTACGATCGAACCAGAATTTGGTAAAGATTGGACTGCTCACTTCAATAATGACATACTGACTCTGGACGCCAATGAACACGGTACAGTGATTCTAAATATTACAACATCGAAAACAATGGCATCAAGGGATGTCGAGTTCCGGATCATTTTCAATGCTACAGAGATGAGTTCACCATTGAATTCATACAAGATCGTTGAAAATATCCATCTCCGGGTTATTTCGCTATTTGGGACAAGAGCTGGAGAGAATAAGATTTTTGGCGTCTGGGATAATTTCTTGCCACCCCCACTTGATACGAATTATGGTGCATTTGCAGTGACATTAATCGGCTGGATTGCCATAGCTCTTTTTATAGCGTTTGTAATAGATCCCATTGTGCATCAATTTACAAAGAAAACAAAAACTGAACTGGACGATCGTATTTTGAAGATTATTCACGGACCGTTATTCGCAATAATAGTTCTCTATGGGATGGTCAATTCACTTGAGATTCTGAATATACCGATCGAGATCGTGGCGACAATCGAATTGGTTTACACAATTTCAATGGTGATCGTCATAGCTTGGATTGCTTACAAGATATATCACAATATACTTATTTACTACGCCCAAAGTTTTGCGAAAAAAACTGAGATCGAGATTGATGATGTGCTAGTCCCAGTATTTGAGAAAATTGGAATGATTATAATACCATTGGTGGCATTCACTGTCATCCTTCACATACTTGGATTTGATGTGACGCTAATTGTAGCAGGAATGGGGGTTCTGGGTCTAGTCATAGGTCTTGCTGCCCAGTCGACGCTTTCCAATCTATTTGCCGGTATCCAACTTCTTGCCGATCGCCCATTTAAGGTAGGCGACCTACTGATGATGGAAGATGGCGAAGTCTGTGAAGTTCGAAAAATCGGTTTAAGGAGCGTTACACTTTATGATATTTTCAAGCACTCAAATATTGTAATTCCAAACAATGAAATCGCAAATAAGAAGATCATTAACATCATGAGGCCAGATCGCAGATACAAGAAAAGCGTCACCGTAGGAGTTGCGTATGGTTCTGATATTAATAAGGTCGAGTCGCTGATGATGCAGGCCGCACTTGAACATCAAAATGTATTGAAGGATGAAGAGCATGCCCCGATTGTTAGGTTCGAAAATTTCGGCGACTCGGCGCTTGTATTTACGATCTACTTTTGGGTCGACGACGTTCGCAATCAATGGAAGGCCACATCGGATATAAGGAAAAGGATCGATCAATTGTTCCGAGAGGCTGGCATAGAAATTCCGTTCCCGCAGAGAACTATATGGATTCGTCATTCTGACGGTGATGATCAAATGAGCCGAAGACCCAATTCCGAAGCGAAGGAATAA
- a CDS encoding radical SAM protein produces the protein MSNGLDRYYSILAGKEKAYFLLAKQIPVDFSSSQSDEELWDIHRRAMEEFRSFISHSSSMRLSGETGTSRNNRSLLDLKLELSRRMMSSCEICERRCHVNRLEGNKGICGVLDAKIASEFLHYGEEPPLVPSYTVFFSGCNFRCAYCQNHDISTNPQLGLCIPPPVMAEKISQRFGGRGGTVVASSPRDMSLMRALNVNWVGGDPTPNLHYIIDVLRHTSINAPQVWNSNMYLTQRSIALLDGLIDIYLTDFKYGNNSCAKRLSCINNYIEVITRNHIIAARQCEIIVRHLVLPNHVECCTKPVLRWIADNIPKAVVNVMDQYRPLHRAFEHSDINRPLKYSEFEEAYSFASELGLRLI, from the coding sequence ATGTCTAACGGACTAGATAGATACTATTCGATTCTGGCGGGCAAAGAAAAGGCATATTTCCTATTGGCCAAACAAATACCCGTGGATTTTTCTTCTTCGCAAAGTGATGAGGAGCTATGGGACATTCATAGGCGAGCAATGGAAGAGTTTCGATCTTTCATATCACATTCAAGCTCCATGAGATTGTCGGGTGAAACTGGCACAAGTAGGAACAACAGATCTCTGCTCGATCTGAAATTGGAGCTTTCACGGAGAATGATGAGTAGTTGCGAGATCTGCGAGCGCCGATGCCACGTAAATAGGCTTGAGGGAAACAAAGGGATCTGTGGTGTGCTGGATGCAAAAATCGCCAGCGAATTTCTTCATTACGGCGAAGAACCGCCACTTGTTCCATCTTACACTGTATTCTTTAGCGGGTGCAATTTTAGATGTGCGTATTGTCAAAATCATGATATTAGCACCAATCCCCAGTTGGGATTATGCATTCCGCCACCTGTAATGGCAGAAAAGATCTCCCAGAGGTTCGGGGGGCGAGGCGGTACGGTTGTGGCGTCTTCGCCCAGAGATATGAGTCTTATGCGTGCATTGAATGTGAACTGGGTGGGAGGAGATCCAACGCCCAATCTGCATTATATTATCGACGTTCTCCGTCATACGTCGATAAATGCACCACAAGTGTGGAATTCAAATATGTATTTGACACAAAGATCGATAGCATTGCTGGACGGACTAATTGATATATATCTGACAGATTTCAAATATGGTAATAATTCATGCGCCAAACGCTTATCCTGTATTAACAATTACATCGAAGTGATCACACGAAATCATATCATTGCTGCCAGGCAATGTGAAATTATCGTCAGGCATCTTGTGCTTCCAAATCATGTAGAGTGCTGCACAAAACCTGTACTGAGATGGATTGCGGACAATATCCCTAAGGCTGTTGTCAATGTTATGGATCAGTACAGACCTTTGCACAGAGCGTTCGAGCATTCCGATATTAACAGACCTCTCAAATACTCCGAATTCGAAGAAGCTTATTCCTTCGCTTCGGAATTGGGTCTTCGGCTCATTTGA
- a CDS encoding nitroreductase family protein translates to MEVIRSRRSIRKYKKKEIPENTLKEILEAARLAPSGANRQFWKFIVVRDEEKKRGLVPLCRDQKFIEECSAFIAAVDDPTQKWYRVDVAIALDHLSLAAAEKGLGTCWIGAFDQEKVAEYLGVPKGLVVTVCMTLGYPAESPEARPRKPLEDLVYWEKYGEKK, encoded by the coding sequence ATGGAGGTAATTAGAAGCAGAAGGAGCATTAGAAAATATAAGAAAAAAGAGATTCCAGAGAACACTCTTAAAGAGATTTTGGAAGCTGCAAGACTTGCACCCTCCGGTGCTAACAGGCAATTCTGGAAATTCATAGTGGTGAGAGACGAGGAGAAAAAAAGAGGACTAGTACCGCTCTGTCGCGACCAGAAATTCATTGAAGAATGTTCAGCTTTTATCGCGGCTGTGGATGATCCGACCCAGAAATGGTATAGAGTTGACGTTGCCATAGCACTTGATCACTTGTCCTTGGCAGCTGCAGAAAAAGGTCTTGGAACCTGCTGGATAGGAGCGTTTGATCAAGAGAAGGTTGCCGAGTATCTCGGGGTTCCGAAAGGTCTTGTGGTAACAGTTTGCATGACGTTAGGATATCCAGCAGAATCGCCAGAAGCCAGACCAAGGAAGCCGCTTGAAGATCTTGTATACTGGGAAAAATACGGGGAGAAAAAATGA